TTGCAACGATTTAAAATTCACCAATTGTTGTAAGAGCACTTGAATCTATAGTGACATATATGACTTATAAGGAATATTTATATATGGATCGTAATAATATGAATATAGCATCACTAATAGGTATAATACCAAAAATTTGTCATTTATAAATATATtcacatgtctatatatatatattgtccaCATCTAGAGTAGGGCACATAAACTCATGAGAAAGGGAAAAGATTCTCCACAAGCATTGTTGGATGCTAGCTATAGCtagtttatttatatttaattttttatttatgttaCCGAATAAATAGgcaataaaatatatttttataaaataatgttaacaaagttaaaaaaaaaagaatgtgtGTAAGAGATAAATTCTcaatgtaaaatttgaaattcatgaaTTGTAAGATGTCATATGAGCTCTTCAATCCACACATGATATGTATAACTTGATGTACATCCTAATAATGCAGGTATCAATTATCACATCACTTTATTTAATccaattaaatattaatataatacacGCATGTCTTAACATTTTTTTTAGACTGCTCGTATGTGTTTCTCTCTCTGTACAAGTATTTCATTTCTAGATATTCACGTGAGTATACATAGTCTAGATCTAGATGAGATGGGGAACAAGGCTCGTAAAACAAGCCAGAAAATTTCAAATACGGAATAACAGGTGCCTCACTCTTCAATTGATGTGAATAAATTGGTAGTAGACTCCATTAAAGGGTATCTCAGTTTGGTCGATCCCCTGCAGTACGAGTTttgtatatatagaattccaCAGAGACTGCACCGCACAAAAGAAAATGCATACACACCGCAAGTTGTCTCCATCGGCCCTCTCCACCATAACGACTGCAGAATTTGAAACTAAGCTTCCTCAGGAATTTCCTGGATAAATTCAACATGGATTTGAATAAATGCGTCAAGGAGATTACAACATGGGATGCAAGAGTCCGCGGTTGTTACGCTGAGAAAATTGAAGTCAGCATCAAAGAACTAGCAGAAATTGTCCTGGTGGATGGCGTTTTCATTATCGAGGTCTTGCTGAGGTTTGGCGCTGATGATGCTGATCGTAACAATTGTACCACGAGTGACAACAACAATAGCGACCCCAGACATTTTAAAGCATGGGCGCTGTCCAGCTTGCGGCCTGACATGGTATTGCTGGAAAACCAGCTTCCGTTCTTCGTTCTTGAGGGTCTGTTCAACATGGCTTTCCCTGCTAACGAGCGTATATTAATGACCTCACTGCTTGATCTCTCTCTGAAATATTTCCATGACTTGATGCTAACGACGCCGCCCGCGTCAAAGAAAGACTTGCCCCAATCCGAGATACAGCACTTCGTTGATTTACTAAGAATCTGTCATCTCCCGTCATCCCTCCGCAGGCCGACAGCCACTTCTCCGACCGCCCAACGCGTGTCCATAAGCAATGCAACACAGCTGCAGGATGCCGGAATGAAGGTCAAGAAAAGCAAAAAGACTCGACTGCTGGATATCGACTACAAGGCCGGGAAGCGGCAAATCCCGCACATGAAAATCAGAGACGGGACGGAAATCGTTCTCAGAAATCTCATTGCCTTGGAGATATTTCGCTACAGACACGATAGTTACATTATAGATTATGTTTACTTCATGGATGACTTCATTGACAACACCAAAGACGTGGACCTGCTCATTCGAAATGGCATCATCGAGAACTGGCTGGGCGACAACTACTCGGTGGCGGTAATGTTCAACAATCTCACCAACGAGACGTCGCTGAGTGGAAGCAACTTCTACTATCATGACACTTGTGAACGCATGACCAAGTTCTGCAAAGTTGCGCGGCACCGTTGGGTGGCAACCCTGAAGCGCGAGTATTGCAGCACTCCGTGGAGAATTGCTTCTACCTCTGCCGCCATCTTTTTCCTGCTCCTCACTTTTGCACAAACCCTTGGCATTTCGTTGTAGGTTTTAAGTGGTTTGCTAATTTGTGCGGTGCACATATAACAAGATTAACGTTGAACCTTTTTCTGTCACGATGATGTTAGCGGTGTGATGTGcggataatatatatatatatatattattttttattattagacaaaatttattttaatcattCTACTTTTAATTAGTTCAATCAATTAATAACTCATACTTAACGATTTTATGCAATTTTTTGTCATTGTAATTGAATCTAAAAATATTAGTGAAtgtatcttttatatat
This genomic stretch from Malania oleifera isolate guangnan ecotype guangnan chromosome 3, ASM2987363v1, whole genome shotgun sequence harbors:
- the LOC131150331 gene encoding UPF0481 protein At3g47200-like, whose protein sequence is MDLNKCVKEITTWDARVRGCYAEKIEVSIKELAEIVLVDGVFIIEVLLRFGADDADRNNCTTSDNNNSDPRHFKAWALSSLRPDMVLLENQLPFFVLEGLFNMAFPANERILMTSLLDLSLKYFHDLMLTTPPASKKDLPQSEIQHFVDLLRICHLPSSLRRPTATSPTAQRVSISNATQLQDAGMKVKKSKKTRLLDIDYKAGKRQIPHMKIRDGTEIVLRNLIALEIFRYRHDSYIIDYVYFMDDFIDNTKDVDLLIRNGIIENWLGDNYSVAVMFNNLTNETSLSGSNFYYHDTCERMTKFCKVARHRWVATLKREYCSTPWRIASTSAAIFFLLLTFAQTLGISL